The following coding sequences lie in one Arachis ipaensis cultivar K30076 chromosome B05, Araip1.1, whole genome shotgun sequence genomic window:
- the LOC107641467 gene encoding pentatricopeptide repeat-containing protein At2g40240, mitochondrial, which translates to MSFHSKPLNKTLFYSLFTLRRFTATAKQFPADPTSTSYDELTNAAGSSGDFHALRDALNKRIQDNCFNTKSTFDFVTDKTFSSSLINHLLQTLSTLNRGVTRKNAFDSLITRLCKLQRVDDALHVIKYMARTDAGGCRPSATTFYPVLNILTRQKAIDHARLVVDFMSTLGVNLDLTGHNYFLVAHCYAGDVAAAAGVLKKMEEDGIGADARTFDALVLGACKVKKVDGAMMLVRRMVDDGVPILYSTHMFVIRGLLQMKCYEQALRYVKGFGGKDQALDAELFGYLASQLVGLKRIKEAVIVLEEMDQRGLPMGHKLRIFYEKNAGNEDKGEKKKEKKRSG; encoded by the coding sequence ATGTCGTTTCACTCAAAACCACTCAACAAAACCCTCTTTTATTCCCTCTTTACCCTCCGTCGATTCACCGCCACCGCCAAGCAATTTCCCGCTGACCCAACCTCCACCTCTTACGACGAACTCACCAATGCTGCTGGAAGCTCCGGCGACTTCCATGCTCTCCGCGACGCCCTCAACAAGCGCATCCAAGACAACTGCTTCAACACAAAGTCCACCTTCGACTTCGTCACCGACAAAACCTTCTCCTCTTCCCTCATCAACCACCTCCTTCAAACCCTATCCACCCTCAACCGCGGCGTCACGCGCAAGAACGCGTTCGATTCCCTCATCACGCGCCTCTGCAAGCTCCAGCGCGTCGATGACGCGCTCCACGTCATCAAATATATGGCACGTACCGACGCCGGGGGCTGCCGCCCCAGTGCGACCACCTTCTACCCCGTCCTGAACATCCTAACGCGCCAGAAAGCCATAGACCACGCGCGGCTCGTGGTGGATTTCATGTCCACGCTTGGCGTGAATCTGGATCTGACGGGACACAACTACTTCCTCGTTGCACACTGCTACGCTGGAGACGTGGCTGCCGCCGCCGGAGTTTTGAAGAAGATGGAGGAAGATGGGATTGGTGCGGATGCGCGTACGTTCGACGCGCTTGTGTTGGGCGCGTGTAAGGTTAAGAAGGTGGATGGTGCTATGATGCTAGTGAGAAGGATGGTGGATGATGGAGTTCCTATTTTGTATTCAACACACATGTTTGTGATTAGGGGTTTGTTGCAGATGAAATGCTATGAACAAGCTTTGAGGTATGTGAAGGGTTTTGGTGGAAAAGATCAAGCTTTGGATGCTGAACTTTTTGGGTATTTGGCTAGCCAGCTTGTAGGGTTGAAGAGGATTAAGGAGGCAGTGATTGTTTTGGAGGAAATGGACCAAAGGGGTTTGCCCATGGGTCACAAATTGAGAATCTTTTATGAGAAGAATGCTGGAAATGAAGATAaaggggagaagaagaaggagaagaagaggagtgGTTGA
- the LOC107642194 gene encoding peroxidase 47-like isoform X5, whose product MELFRLEMCYLTFNTVNSFSFLFHLIIISFNHTKSIASTTIRSYPIGKVGYMGHNAVYQNGGLQIDDIKEELERQCPGVSCADILALAARDAVFFAGGPVYDIPKGRKDGTRSKIEDTINLPSPNFNASDLIKMFGQHGFSAQEMVALSGAHTIGVARCSSFKNRLTKVDPNLNSEFAKTLSRTCSAGDNAEQPFDETRDDFDNLYFDALVSGNGVLTSDQTLFTSPRTRNFVNSYAQNQALFFLDFQQAMVKMSLLDIKEGSKGQVRDNCRKIN is encoded by the exons ATGGAATTGTTCCGACTAGAAATGTGCTACCTAACTTTCAATACTGTAAATTCCTTCTCATTCTTATTCCATCTTATCATCATTTCATTCAATCATACTAAAAGTATAGCCTCAACAACAATCAGGTCTTATCCTATAGGCAAAGTTGGCTACATGGGTCATAACGCC gTATATCAGAATGGAGGTTTGCAAATTG ATGACATCAAAGAAGAGCTTGAAAGACAATGCCCTGGAGTTTCATGTGCTGATATTCTCGCTTTAGCTGCTAGAGATGCAGTTTTCTTT GCAGGGGGGCCAGTTTATGACATACCAAAGGGAAGAAAAGATGGAACAAGGTCCAAAATTGAGGATACCATTAATCTGCCATCTCCCAACTTCAATGCTTCTGATCTCATCAAGATGTTTGGCCAACATGGCTTTTCAGCACAAGAGATGGTGGCTCTCTCTG GGGCTCATACAATAGGAGTAGCTAGGTGTTCTTCTTTCAAGAACAGGCTAACAAAAGTGGATCCAAATTTGAACTCAGAATTTGCAAAGACACTGTCCAGAACATGCAGTGCCGGTGACAATGCTGAGCAGCCCTTCGATGAAACAAGGGATGATTTCGACAACTTGTACTTCGACGCTTTGGTCTCCGGCAATGGGGTTCTCACATCTGATCAAACATTGTTCACTAGTCCAAGAACTAGGAATTTTGTCAACTCTTATGCACAGAACCAAGCCTTGTTCTTCTTGGATTTCCAACAAGCCATGGTCAAAATGAGCTTGCTTGATATCAAAGAAGGTTCCAAGGGTCAAGTTAGAGATAACTGCCGCAAAATAAATTGA
- the LOC107642194 gene encoding peroxidase 47-like isoform X4, with protein sequence MELFRLEMCYLTFNTVNSFSFLFHLIIISFNHTKSIASTTIRSYPIGKVGYMGHNAVVYQNGGLQIDDIKEELERQCPGVSCADILALAARDAVFFAGGPVYDIPKGRKDGTRSKIEDTINLPSPNFNASDLIKMFGQHGFSAQEMVALSGAHTIGVARCSSFKNRLTKVDPNLNSEFAKTLSRTCSAGDNAEQPFDETRDDFDNLYFDALVSGNGVLTSDQTLFTSPRTRNFVNSYAQNQALFFLDFQQAMVKMSLLDIKEGSKGQVRDNCRKIN encoded by the exons ATGGAATTGTTCCGACTAGAAATGTGCTACCTAACTTTCAATACTGTAAATTCCTTCTCATTCTTATTCCATCTTATCATCATTTCATTCAATCATACTAAAAGTATAGCCTCAACAACAATCAGGTCTTATCCTATAGGCAAAGTTGGCTACATGGGTCATAACGCCGTA gTATATCAGAATGGAGGTTTGCAAATTG ATGACATCAAAGAAGAGCTTGAAAGACAATGCCCTGGAGTTTCATGTGCTGATATTCTCGCTTTAGCTGCTAGAGATGCAGTTTTCTTT GCAGGGGGGCCAGTTTATGACATACCAAAGGGAAGAAAAGATGGAACAAGGTCCAAAATTGAGGATACCATTAATCTGCCATCTCCCAACTTCAATGCTTCTGATCTCATCAAGATGTTTGGCCAACATGGCTTTTCAGCACAAGAGATGGTGGCTCTCTCTG GGGCTCATACAATAGGAGTAGCTAGGTGTTCTTCTTTCAAGAACAGGCTAACAAAAGTGGATCCAAATTTGAACTCAGAATTTGCAAAGACACTGTCCAGAACATGCAGTGCCGGTGACAATGCTGAGCAGCCCTTCGATGAAACAAGGGATGATTTCGACAACTTGTACTTCGACGCTTTGGTCTCCGGCAATGGGGTTCTCACATCTGATCAAACATTGTTCACTAGTCCAAGAACTAGGAATTTTGTCAACTCTTATGCACAGAACCAAGCCTTGTTCTTCTTGGATTTCCAACAAGCCATGGTCAAAATGAGCTTGCTTGATATCAAAGAAGGTTCCAAGGGTCAAGTTAGAGATAACTGCCGCAAAATAAATTGA
- the LOC107642194 gene encoding peroxidase 47-like isoform X2, which produces MELFRLEMCYLTFNTVNSFSFLFHLIIISFNHTKSIASTTIRSYPIGKVGYMGHNAVYQNGGLQIVFLLRGYEIIDDIKEELERQCPGVSCADILALAARDAVFFAGGPVYDIPKGRKDGTRSKIEDTINLPSPNFNASDLIKMFGQHGFSAQEMVALSGAHTIGVARCSSFKNRLTKVDPNLNSEFAKTLSRTCSAGDNAEQPFDETRDDFDNLYFDALVSGNGVLTSDQTLFTSPRTRNFVNSYAQNQALFFLDFQQAMVKMSLLDIKEGSKGQVRDNCRKIN; this is translated from the exons ATGGAATTGTTCCGACTAGAAATGTGCTACCTAACTTTCAATACTGTAAATTCCTTCTCATTCTTATTCCATCTTATCATCATTTCATTCAATCATACTAAAAGTATAGCCTCAACAACAATCAGGTCTTATCCTATAGGCAAAGTTGGCTACATGGGTCATAACGCC gTATATCAGAATGGAGGTTTGCAAATTG TTTTCCTTTTGAGAGGCTATGAAATCATAGATGACATCAAAGAAGAGCTTGAAAGACAATGCCCTGGAGTTTCATGTGCTGATATTCTCGCTTTAGCTGCTAGAGATGCAGTTTTCTTT GCAGGGGGGCCAGTTTATGACATACCAAAGGGAAGAAAAGATGGAACAAGGTCCAAAATTGAGGATACCATTAATCTGCCATCTCCCAACTTCAATGCTTCTGATCTCATCAAGATGTTTGGCCAACATGGCTTTTCAGCACAAGAGATGGTGGCTCTCTCTG GGGCTCATACAATAGGAGTAGCTAGGTGTTCTTCTTTCAAGAACAGGCTAACAAAAGTGGATCCAAATTTGAACTCAGAATTTGCAAAGACACTGTCCAGAACATGCAGTGCCGGTGACAATGCTGAGCAGCCCTTCGATGAAACAAGGGATGATTTCGACAACTTGTACTTCGACGCTTTGGTCTCCGGCAATGGGGTTCTCACATCTGATCAAACATTGTTCACTAGTCCAAGAACTAGGAATTTTGTCAACTCTTATGCACAGAACCAAGCCTTGTTCTTCTTGGATTTCCAACAAGCCATGGTCAAAATGAGCTTGCTTGATATCAAAGAAGGTTCCAAGGGTCAAGTTAGAGATAACTGCCGCAAAATAAATTGA
- the LOC107642194 gene encoding peroxidase 47-like isoform X1 has translation MELFRLEMCYLTFNTVNSFSFLFHLIIISFNHTKSIASTTIRSYPIGKVGYMGHNAVVYQNGGLQIVFLLRGYEIIDDIKEELERQCPGVSCADILALAARDAVFFAGGPVYDIPKGRKDGTRSKIEDTINLPSPNFNASDLIKMFGQHGFSAQEMVALSGAHTIGVARCSSFKNRLTKVDPNLNSEFAKTLSRTCSAGDNAEQPFDETRDDFDNLYFDALVSGNGVLTSDQTLFTSPRTRNFVNSYAQNQALFFLDFQQAMVKMSLLDIKEGSKGQVRDNCRKIN, from the exons ATGGAATTGTTCCGACTAGAAATGTGCTACCTAACTTTCAATACTGTAAATTCCTTCTCATTCTTATTCCATCTTATCATCATTTCATTCAATCATACTAAAAGTATAGCCTCAACAACAATCAGGTCTTATCCTATAGGCAAAGTTGGCTACATGGGTCATAACGCCGTA gTATATCAGAATGGAGGTTTGCAAATTG TTTTCCTTTTGAGAGGCTATGAAATCATAGATGACATCAAAGAAGAGCTTGAAAGACAATGCCCTGGAGTTTCATGTGCTGATATTCTCGCTTTAGCTGCTAGAGATGCAGTTTTCTTT GCAGGGGGGCCAGTTTATGACATACCAAAGGGAAGAAAAGATGGAACAAGGTCCAAAATTGAGGATACCATTAATCTGCCATCTCCCAACTTCAATGCTTCTGATCTCATCAAGATGTTTGGCCAACATGGCTTTTCAGCACAAGAGATGGTGGCTCTCTCTG GGGCTCATACAATAGGAGTAGCTAGGTGTTCTTCTTTCAAGAACAGGCTAACAAAAGTGGATCCAAATTTGAACTCAGAATTTGCAAAGACACTGTCCAGAACATGCAGTGCCGGTGACAATGCTGAGCAGCCCTTCGATGAAACAAGGGATGATTTCGACAACTTGTACTTCGACGCTTTGGTCTCCGGCAATGGGGTTCTCACATCTGATCAAACATTGTTCACTAGTCCAAGAACTAGGAATTTTGTCAACTCTTATGCACAGAACCAAGCCTTGTTCTTCTTGGATTTCCAACAAGCCATGGTCAAAATGAGCTTGCTTGATATCAAAGAAGGTTCCAAGGGTCAAGTTAGAGATAACTGCCGCAAAATAAATTGA
- the LOC107642194 gene encoding peroxidase 47-like isoform X3 codes for MELFRLEMCYLTFNTVNSFSFLFHLIIISFNHTKSIASTTIRSYPIGKVGYMGHNAVVYQNGGLQIGYEIIDDIKEELERQCPGVSCADILALAARDAVFFAGGPVYDIPKGRKDGTRSKIEDTINLPSPNFNASDLIKMFGQHGFSAQEMVALSGAHTIGVARCSSFKNRLTKVDPNLNSEFAKTLSRTCSAGDNAEQPFDETRDDFDNLYFDALVSGNGVLTSDQTLFTSPRTRNFVNSYAQNQALFFLDFQQAMVKMSLLDIKEGSKGQVRDNCRKIN; via the exons ATGGAATTGTTCCGACTAGAAATGTGCTACCTAACTTTCAATACTGTAAATTCCTTCTCATTCTTATTCCATCTTATCATCATTTCATTCAATCATACTAAAAGTATAGCCTCAACAACAATCAGGTCTTATCCTATAGGCAAAGTTGGCTACATGGGTCATAACGCCGTA gTATATCAGAATGGAGGTTTGCAAATTG GCTATGAAATCATAGATGACATCAAAGAAGAGCTTGAAAGACAATGCCCTGGAGTTTCATGTGCTGATATTCTCGCTTTAGCTGCTAGAGATGCAGTTTTCTTT GCAGGGGGGCCAGTTTATGACATACCAAAGGGAAGAAAAGATGGAACAAGGTCCAAAATTGAGGATACCATTAATCTGCCATCTCCCAACTTCAATGCTTCTGATCTCATCAAGATGTTTGGCCAACATGGCTTTTCAGCACAAGAGATGGTGGCTCTCTCTG GGGCTCATACAATAGGAGTAGCTAGGTGTTCTTCTTTCAAGAACAGGCTAACAAAAGTGGATCCAAATTTGAACTCAGAATTTGCAAAGACACTGTCCAGAACATGCAGTGCCGGTGACAATGCTGAGCAGCCCTTCGATGAAACAAGGGATGATTTCGACAACTTGTACTTCGACGCTTTGGTCTCCGGCAATGGGGTTCTCACATCTGATCAAACATTGTTCACTAGTCCAAGAACTAGGAATTTTGTCAACTCTTATGCACAGAACCAAGCCTTGTTCTTCTTGGATTTCCAACAAGCCATGGTCAAAATGAGCTTGCTTGATATCAAAGAAGGTTCCAAGGGTCAAGTTAGAGATAACTGCCGCAAAATAAATTGA
- the LOC107644682 gene encoding uncharacterized protein LOC107644682 isoform X1 produces MNIDSFKRDVDELIGEFTQNESTTLADMKRVWLSKKFSYIYESSPSTNLAFFMQSLYAQCIGYMCGEIMKLRTLMVDAKTKDIKVVPSLVKRMLDRNIFLFGAVDLMADSVTETVNQLQQLQDARIKHAYEKLFHSTPIDRYVHMDLEMEVDLGKLQKMSSEYAVAKNVAIAEASNILDVTNIKHLSEDKESIGDVVKKIADDWNDQKETFYKQTGCGEDEMYEQELLQQLLKDNDDDEDNEKRG; encoded by the exons ATGAATATTGATTCTTTCAAGCGggatgttgatgaattaattGGTGAATTCACTCAG AATGAATCAACTACTTTGGCTGACATGAAGAGAGTATGGCTTTCTAAGAAGTTCTCCTACATTTATGAATCTAGTCCTTCTACCAACCTCGCCTTCTTTATGCAATCACTGTATGCTCAATGTATAG GTTACATGTGTG GAGAGATAATGAAACTCAGAACCCTTATGGtggatgcaaaaacaaaggataTTAAAGTGGTACCTTCTTTGGTAAAGAGAATGCTGGATAGAAACATTTTCCTTTTTGGTGCTGTTGACTTAATGGCTGATTCTGTCACGGAGACAGTTAACCAACTCCAACAATTGCAGGATGCTCGTATCAAACACGCATATGAAAA ATTATTTCACAGCACACCAATTGACAGATATGTTCACATGGACCTT GAAATGGAAGTTGACCTTGGAAAGCTGCAGAAAATGTCATCGGAATATGCTGTGGCCAAGAATGTAGCCATTGCAG AAGCAAGCAATATTTTAGATGTTACAAACATAAAGCACCTATCAGAAGATAAGGAATCGATAGGAGATGTTGTGAAAAAGATTGCCGATGACTGGAATGACCAGAAAGAAACATTTTATAAGCAAACCGGGTGTGGAGAGGATGAAATGTATGAGCAAGAGCTGCTACAACAACTTCTGAAAGACAACGATGACGACGAGGATAATGAAAAAAGAGGGTAG
- the LOC107644682 gene encoding uncharacterized protein LOC107644682 isoform X2 — MNIDSFKRDVDELIGEFTQNESTTLADMKRVWLSKKFSYIYESSPSTNLAFFMQSLYAQCIGYMCGEIMKLRTLMVDAKTKDIKVVPSLVKRMLDRNIFLFGAVDLMADSVTETVNQLQQLQDARIKHAYEKLFHSTPIDRYVHMDLEMEVDLGKLQKMSSEYAVAKNVAIAASNILDVTNIKHLSEDKESIGDVVKKIADDWNDQKETFYKQTGCGEDEMYEQELLQQLLKDNDDDEDNEKRG, encoded by the exons ATGAATATTGATTCTTTCAAGCGggatgttgatgaattaattGGTGAATTCACTCAG AATGAATCAACTACTTTGGCTGACATGAAGAGAGTATGGCTTTCTAAGAAGTTCTCCTACATTTATGAATCTAGTCCTTCTACCAACCTCGCCTTCTTTATGCAATCACTGTATGCTCAATGTATAG GTTACATGTGTG GAGAGATAATGAAACTCAGAACCCTTATGGtggatgcaaaaacaaaggataTTAAAGTGGTACCTTCTTTGGTAAAGAGAATGCTGGATAGAAACATTTTCCTTTTTGGTGCTGTTGACTTAATGGCTGATTCTGTCACGGAGACAGTTAACCAACTCCAACAATTGCAGGATGCTCGTATCAAACACGCATATGAAAA ATTATTTCACAGCACACCAATTGACAGATATGTTCACATGGACCTT GAAATGGAAGTTGACCTTGGAAAGCTGCAGAAAATGTCATCGGAATATGCTGTGGCCAAGAATGTAGCCATTGCAG CAAGCAATATTTTAGATGTTACAAACATAAAGCACCTATCAGAAGATAAGGAATCGATAGGAGATGTTGTGAAAAAGATTGCCGATGACTGGAATGACCAGAAAGAAACATTTTATAAGCAAACCGGGTGTGGAGAGGATGAAATGTATGAGCAAGAGCTGCTACAACAACTTCTGAAAGACAACGATGACGACGAGGATAATGAAAAAAGAGGGTAG
- the LOC107644682 gene encoding uncharacterized protein LOC107644682 isoform X4, with translation MKRVWLSKKFSYIYESSPSTNLAFFMQSLYAQCIGYMCGEIMKLRTLMVDAKTKDIKVVPSLVKRMLDRNIFLFGAVDLMADSVTETVNQLQQLQDARIKHAYEKLFHSTPIDRYVHMDLEMEVDLGKLQKMSSEYAVAKNVAIAEASNILDVTNIKHLSEDKESIGDVVKKIADDWNDQKETFYKQTGCGEDEMYEQELLQQLLKDNDDDEDNEKRG, from the exons ATGAAGAGAGTATGGCTTTCTAAGAAGTTCTCCTACATTTATGAATCTAGTCCTTCTACCAACCTCGCCTTCTTTATGCAATCACTGTATGCTCAATGTATAG GTTACATGTGTG GAGAGATAATGAAACTCAGAACCCTTATGGtggatgcaaaaacaaaggataTTAAAGTGGTACCTTCTTTGGTAAAGAGAATGCTGGATAGAAACATTTTCCTTTTTGGTGCTGTTGACTTAATGGCTGATTCTGTCACGGAGACAGTTAACCAACTCCAACAATTGCAGGATGCTCGTATCAAACACGCATATGAAAA ATTATTTCACAGCACACCAATTGACAGATATGTTCACATGGACCTT GAAATGGAAGTTGACCTTGGAAAGCTGCAGAAAATGTCATCGGAATATGCTGTGGCCAAGAATGTAGCCATTGCAG AAGCAAGCAATATTTTAGATGTTACAAACATAAAGCACCTATCAGAAGATAAGGAATCGATAGGAGATGTTGTGAAAAAGATTGCCGATGACTGGAATGACCAGAAAGAAACATTTTATAAGCAAACCGGGTGTGGAGAGGATGAAATGTATGAGCAAGAGCTGCTACAACAACTTCTGAAAGACAACGATGACGACGAGGATAATGAAAAAAGAGGGTAG
- the LOC107644682 gene encoding uncharacterized protein LOC107644682 isoform X3, with amino-acid sequence MNIDSFKRDVDELIGEFTQNESTTLADMKRVWLSKKFSYIYESSPSTNLAFFMQSLYAQCIGEIMKLRTLMVDAKTKDIKVVPSLVKRMLDRNIFLFGAVDLMADSVTETVNQLQQLQDARIKHAYEKLFHSTPIDRYVHMDLEMEVDLGKLQKMSSEYAVAKNVAIAEASNILDVTNIKHLSEDKESIGDVVKKIADDWNDQKETFYKQTGCGEDEMYEQELLQQLLKDNDDDEDNEKRG; translated from the exons ATGAATATTGATTCTTTCAAGCGggatgttgatgaattaattGGTGAATTCACTCAG AATGAATCAACTACTTTGGCTGACATGAAGAGAGTATGGCTTTCTAAGAAGTTCTCCTACATTTATGAATCTAGTCCTTCTACCAACCTCGCCTTCTTTATGCAATCACTGTATGCTCAATGTATAG GAGAGATAATGAAACTCAGAACCCTTATGGtggatgcaaaaacaaaggataTTAAAGTGGTACCTTCTTTGGTAAAGAGAATGCTGGATAGAAACATTTTCCTTTTTGGTGCTGTTGACTTAATGGCTGATTCTGTCACGGAGACAGTTAACCAACTCCAACAATTGCAGGATGCTCGTATCAAACACGCATATGAAAA ATTATTTCACAGCACACCAATTGACAGATATGTTCACATGGACCTT GAAATGGAAGTTGACCTTGGAAAGCTGCAGAAAATGTCATCGGAATATGCTGTGGCCAAGAATGTAGCCATTGCAG AAGCAAGCAATATTTTAGATGTTACAAACATAAAGCACCTATCAGAAGATAAGGAATCGATAGGAGATGTTGTGAAAAAGATTGCCGATGACTGGAATGACCAGAAAGAAACATTTTATAAGCAAACCGGGTGTGGAGAGGATGAAATGTATGAGCAAGAGCTGCTACAACAACTTCTGAAAGACAACGATGACGACGAGGATAATGAAAAAAGAGGGTAG